One window of the Branchiostoma lanceolatum isolate klBraLanc5 chromosome 3, klBraLanc5.hap2, whole genome shotgun sequence genome contains the following:
- the LOC136429609 gene encoding neurofilament heavy polypeptide-like isoform X1, with product MASASGDDRPRVLVTGATGFIASHIVQQLLESGQYTVRGTVRDLTQKNKIAHLKAMVNAPPDPEPEPEPIKDEKIEDKKDEEKKEEEKKEEEEKEKKDEEEEKKEEKIEDAAEEKKEEKKEEPAADATTEEKKEETAEAKTEEKTEEAPAEAGEEKKEGEDVKADETKTEGDGKTDDEKVAEKKEEEQKETKAEVTGPTTWEYGDLQLHKADLLDADCWRGLIEGCTYVIHTASPFPLTNPRNEDDVIKPAVEGTTNVLKAVAANGEIKRVILTSSLAAICGNLYIKPAAPEANKVYTEEDWTNTDRAQAYLKSKALAEKAAWDYMKDLKEGEKFELVVLNPGYVMGPVISKNSFTSMEAVVRLLQRSMPAVPKINLNIIDVRDVAKAHIIALTNEQAADNRHILVQGNMWLREVAQILAKEFKPQGYNVPTMSCPKFLLRISSWFDGGLRMVVPYVGKVLTCDNKRMKEVLAMEERPLSETILDMAYSLVDGGFVKKTSKYKGHPKDRPEEPKEEKKADAAVKENGEVAITTPAADSYAKPDATEGQTTGEPSLSEELSKVEESPKVEESPKVEESPKVEESPKVEESPKVEESPKVEESPKVEESPKVEEYLKVEESPKVEESPKVEESPKVEESPKVEESPMVEKSPKVEESPMVEKSPKVEESPKVEESPKVEECPKAEESPKVEESPKVEESPKVEESPKVEESPKVEESPKVEESPKVEESPNGKEERAAVVEHQSDAQPEDSPVVMETDVTIEMSDVLRTESVQDAPAAESPVTMETDPVAESPVTTETEPAAESPVTKETEPVAESPVTTETEPAAESPVTTETKSAAESPVATETEPAAESPVATETEPAAESPVATETEPAAESPVATETEPAAESPVTMETEPAAESPVAMETDLAAESPVTMETETVEEAETTVDKETVPMATESQQPPEEPKADGEVKVNGEVPTQDGDAPTEEAAEEEAKEDVTEEKKADGDVKENGEVQGKEEAPAAEDAPKEETAEAKEEKPEEEAAKPESTSQPEAEAAVPSAEASEPKEEKKEEEGSAAAAAPEEPEKKE from the exons ATGGCGTCCGCATCCGGAGACGACCGGCCCCGCGTGCTCGTTACCGGGGCAACCGGCTTCATCGCGTCCCACATCGTGCAGCAGCTGCTGGAGTCTGGGCAGTACACGGTCCGCGGAACCGTCCGCGACCTCACGCAGAAAAACAAG ATCGCCCACCTGAAGGCAATGGTGAACGCTCCCCCTGATCCGGAACCCGAGCCGGAACCAATCAAGGACGAGAAGATCGAAGACAAAAAGGACGAGGAGAAAAAagaggaagagaagaaggaggaggaagagaaggagaagaaggacgaggaggaggagaagaaggaggagaagatcGAGGATGCTGCagaggagaagaaggaagagaagaaggaggaaCCCGCAG CTGATGCAACAactgaagagaagaaggaagAAACAG CTGAAGCAAAGACAGAAGAGAAAACAGAGGAGGCCCCAG CTGAGGCCGGTgaggagaagaaggaggggGAAGACGTGAAGGCGGACGAGACCAAGACGGAGGGAGACGGGAAGACTGATGATGAGAAGGTCGCTGAGAAGAAAGAG GAGGAGCAGAAGGAGACAAAGGCAGAGGTCACAGGGCCAACGACCTGGGAGTACGGTGACCTTCAGCTGCACAAAGCCGACCTTCTGGATGCAGACTGCTGGAGGGG CCTTATCGAGGGGTGCACATACGTGATCCACACTGCCAGCCCCTTCCCCCTCACCAACCCCCGCAACGAGGACGACGTCATCAAACCCGCCGTGGAGGGCACCACCAACGTGCTCAAG gcCGTGGCGGCTAACGGTGAGATCAAGCGAGTCATCCTGACCAGCTCCCTGGCAGCCATCTGTG GAAATCTCTATATCAAACCAGCCGCGCCGGAGGCGAACAAGGTTTACACGGAGGAGGACTGGACCAACACCGACCGCGCCCAGGCCTACCTCAAGTCCAAGGCTCTGGCCGAGAAGGCCGCCTGGGACTACATGAAGGACCTGAAGGAAGGGGAGAAGTTTGAACTGGTGGTGCTCAACCCCGG ataTGTGATGGGTCCAGTCATCAGTAAGAACTCCTTCACCAGTATGGAGGCTGTTGTTCGGCTTCTCCAACGTTCGATGCCTGCCGTTCCGAAGATCAACCTGAACATCATCGATGTTCGTGACGTCGCCAAGGCCCACATCATCGCGCTGACCAATGAGCAGGCAGCag ACAACCGGCACATCCTGGTGCAGGGGAATATGTGGCTGCGGGAAGTGGCGCAGATCCTGGCCAAGGAGTTCAAGCCGCAGGGCTACAACGTGCCCACCATGAGCTGCCCCAAGTTCCTCCTGCGAATCAGCAG CTGGTTTGACGGGGGCCTGAGGATGGTGGTGCCCTACGTGGGGAAGGTCCTGACCTGCGACAACAAGCGCATGAAGGAGGTCCTGGCCATGGAGGAGCGCCCGCTCAGCGAAACCATCCTCGACATGGCCTACTCGCTCGTGGACGGCGGCTTTGTCAAGAAGACCTCCAAGTACAAGGGTCACCCCAAGGACAGGCCCGAGGAACCCAAGGAG GAGAAGAAGGCCGACGCAGCCGTGAAGGAAAACGGAGAGGTTGCCATAACAACGCCCGCCGCCGACAGCTACGCCAAACCAGACGCCACAGAA GGCCAAACTACCGGAGAGCCTTCGCTAAGTGAAGAACTATCCAAGGTCGAGGAGTCTCCTAAGGTCGAGGAATCTCCCAAGGTCGAGGAATCTCCCAAGGTAGAGGAATCTCCCAAGGTCGAGGAGTCACCTAAGGTAGAGGAGTCTCCCAAGGTCGAGGAGTCTCCCAAGGTCGAGGAGTCTCCCAAGGTCGAGGAGTACCTAAAGGTCGAGGAGTCTCCCAAGGTCGAGGAGTCTCCAAAGGTCGAGGAATCTCCCAAGGTCGAGGAGTCTCCAAAGGTCGAGGAGTCTCCCATGGTCGAGAAGTCTCCCAAGGTCGAGGAGTCTCCCATGGTCGAGAAGTCTCCCAAGGTGGAGGAGTCTCCCAAGGTCGAGGAGTCACCCAAGGTCGAGGAGTGTCCCAAGGCCGAGGAGTCACCCAAGGTCGAGGAGTCTCCCAAGGTCGAGGAGTCTCCCAAGGTGGAGGAATCTCCAAAGGTGGAGGAGTCCCCCAAGGTGGAGGAGTCCCCCAAGGTGGAGGAGTCTCCCAAG GTGGAGGAGTCTCCAAATGGCAAAGAAGAAAGAGCTGCAGTAGTAGAGCATCAGAGTGATGCCCAACCAGAGGATTCTCCAGTTGTCATGGAGACAGACGTTACCATAGAGATGTCTGATGTCCTACGGACAGAGAGTGTCCAGGATGCACCCGCAGCAGAATCacctgttaccatggagacagaTCCTGTAGCAGAATCACCTGTTACCACGGAGACAGAACCTGCAGCAGAATCACCTGTTACCAAGGAGACAGAGCCTGTAGCAGAATCACCTGTTACCACGGAGACAGAACCAGCAGCGGAGTCACCTGTTACCACTGAGACAAAGTCTGCAGCAGAATCACCTGTTGCCACGGAGACAGAGCCTGCAGCAGAATCACCTGTTGCCACGGAGACAGAGCCTGCAGCAGAATCACCTGTTGCCACGGAGACAGAGCCTGCAGCAGAATCACCTGTTGCCACGGAGACAGAGCCAGCAGCGGAGTCacctgttaccatggagaccGAGCCTGCAGCAGAATcacctgttgccatggagacagatCTTGCAGCAGAATCacctgttaccatggagacagaGACTGTTGAAGAAGCAGAGACAACAGTTGACAAGGAAACCGTTCCCATGGCGACAGAGAGTCAGCAGCCCCCAGAA GAGCCCAAGGCTGACGGGGAGGTGAAAGTCAACGGAGAGGTCCCGACGCAGGACGGAGATGCCCCCACGGAGGAAGCCGCTGAGGAAGAAGCCAAGGAAGACGTTACGGAA GAGAAGAAGGCTGACGGAGATGTGAAGGAGAACGGAGAGGTCCAGGGGAAGGAGGAGGCTCCGGCTGCGGAAGACGCGCCCAAGGAGGAGACTGCAGAAGCCAAGGAGGAGAAG CCGGAGGAAGAGGCCGCCAAACCAGAGAGCACTTCACAACCAGAGGCAGAGGCAGCCGTCCCCAG CGCGGAGGCGAGCGAGccgaaggaggagaagaaggaggaggaggggagTGCGGCGGCCGCTGCTCCGGAGGAACCGGAGAAGAAGGAGTAA
- the LOC136429609 gene encoding neurofilament heavy polypeptide-like isoform X2 codes for MASASGDDRPRVLVTGATGFIASHIVQQLLESGQYTVRGTVRDLTQKNKIAHLKAMVNAPPDPEPEPEPIKDEKIEDKKDEEKKEEEKKEEEEKEKKDEEEEKKEEKIEDAAEEKKEEKKEEPAADATTEEKKEETAEAKTEEKTEEAPAEAGEEKKEGEDVKADETKTEGDGKTDDEKVAEKKEEEQKETKAEVTGPTTWEYGDLQLHKADLLDADCWRGLIEGCTYVIHTASPFPLTNPRNEDDVIKPAVEGTTNVLKAVAANGEIKRVILTSSLAAICAAPEANKVYTEEDWTNTDRAQAYLKSKALAEKAAWDYMKDLKEGEKFELVVLNPGYVMGPVISKNSFTSMEAVVRLLQRSMPAVPKINLNIIDVRDVAKAHIIALTNEQAADNRHILVQGNMWLREVAQILAKEFKPQGYNVPTMSCPKFLLRISSWFDGGLRMVVPYVGKVLTCDNKRMKEVLAMEERPLSETILDMAYSLVDGGFVKKTSKYKGHPKDRPEEPKEEKKADAAVKENGEVAITTPAADSYAKPDATEGQTTGEPSLSEELSKVEESPKVEESPKVEESPKVEESPKVEESPKVEESPKVEESPKVEESPKVEEYLKVEESPKVEESPKVEESPKVEESPKVEESPMVEKSPKVEESPMVEKSPKVEESPKVEESPKVEECPKAEESPKVEESPKVEESPKVEESPKVEESPKVEESPKVEESPKVEESPNGKEERAAVVEHQSDAQPEDSPVVMETDVTIEMSDVLRTESVQDAPAAESPVTMETDPVAESPVTTETEPAAESPVTKETEPVAESPVTTETEPAAESPVTTETKSAAESPVATETEPAAESPVATETEPAAESPVATETEPAAESPVATETEPAAESPVTMETEPAAESPVAMETDLAAESPVTMETETVEEAETTVDKETVPMATESQQPPEEPKADGEVKVNGEVPTQDGDAPTEEAAEEEAKEDVTEEKKADGDVKENGEVQGKEEAPAAEDAPKEETAEAKEEKPEEEAAKPESTSQPEAEAAVPSAEASEPKEEKKEEEGSAAAAAPEEPEKKE; via the exons ATGGCGTCCGCATCCGGAGACGACCGGCCCCGCGTGCTCGTTACCGGGGCAACCGGCTTCATCGCGTCCCACATCGTGCAGCAGCTGCTGGAGTCTGGGCAGTACACGGTCCGCGGAACCGTCCGCGACCTCACGCAGAAAAACAAG ATCGCCCACCTGAAGGCAATGGTGAACGCTCCCCCTGATCCGGAACCCGAGCCGGAACCAATCAAGGACGAGAAGATCGAAGACAAAAAGGACGAGGAGAAAAAagaggaagagaagaaggaggaggaagagaaggagaagaaggacgaggaggaggagaagaaggaggagaagatcGAGGATGCTGCagaggagaagaaggaagagaagaaggaggaaCCCGCAG CTGATGCAACAactgaagagaagaaggaagAAACAG CTGAAGCAAAGACAGAAGAGAAAACAGAGGAGGCCCCAG CTGAGGCCGGTgaggagaagaaggaggggGAAGACGTGAAGGCGGACGAGACCAAGACGGAGGGAGACGGGAAGACTGATGATGAGAAGGTCGCTGAGAAGAAAGAG GAGGAGCAGAAGGAGACAAAGGCAGAGGTCACAGGGCCAACGACCTGGGAGTACGGTGACCTTCAGCTGCACAAAGCCGACCTTCTGGATGCAGACTGCTGGAGGGG CCTTATCGAGGGGTGCACATACGTGATCCACACTGCCAGCCCCTTCCCCCTCACCAACCCCCGCAACGAGGACGACGTCATCAAACCCGCCGTGGAGGGCACCACCAACGTGCTCAAG gcCGTGGCGGCTAACGGTGAGATCAAGCGAGTCATCCTGACCAGCTCCCTGGCAGCCATCTGTG CCGCGCCGGAGGCGAACAAGGTTTACACGGAGGAGGACTGGACCAACACCGACCGCGCCCAGGCCTACCTCAAGTCCAAGGCTCTGGCCGAGAAGGCCGCCTGGGACTACATGAAGGACCTGAAGGAAGGGGAGAAGTTTGAACTGGTGGTGCTCAACCCCGG ataTGTGATGGGTCCAGTCATCAGTAAGAACTCCTTCACCAGTATGGAGGCTGTTGTTCGGCTTCTCCAACGTTCGATGCCTGCCGTTCCGAAGATCAACCTGAACATCATCGATGTTCGTGACGTCGCCAAGGCCCACATCATCGCGCTGACCAATGAGCAGGCAGCag ACAACCGGCACATCCTGGTGCAGGGGAATATGTGGCTGCGGGAAGTGGCGCAGATCCTGGCCAAGGAGTTCAAGCCGCAGGGCTACAACGTGCCCACCATGAGCTGCCCCAAGTTCCTCCTGCGAATCAGCAG CTGGTTTGACGGGGGCCTGAGGATGGTGGTGCCCTACGTGGGGAAGGTCCTGACCTGCGACAACAAGCGCATGAAGGAGGTCCTGGCCATGGAGGAGCGCCCGCTCAGCGAAACCATCCTCGACATGGCCTACTCGCTCGTGGACGGCGGCTTTGTCAAGAAGACCTCCAAGTACAAGGGTCACCCCAAGGACAGGCCCGAGGAACCCAAGGAG GAGAAGAAGGCCGACGCAGCCGTGAAGGAAAACGGAGAGGTTGCCATAACAACGCCCGCCGCCGACAGCTACGCCAAACCAGACGCCACAGAA GGCCAAACTACCGGAGAGCCTTCGCTAAGTGAAGAACTATCCAAGGTCGAGGAGTCTCCTAAGGTCGAGGAATCTCCCAAGGTCGAGGAATCTCCCAAGGTAGAGGAATCTCCCAAGGTCGAGGAGTCACCTAAGGTAGAGGAGTCTCCCAAGGTCGAGGAGTCTCCCAAGGTCGAGGAGTCTCCCAAGGTCGAGGAGTACCTAAAGGTCGAGGAGTCTCCCAAGGTCGAGGAGTCTCCAAAGGTCGAGGAATCTCCCAAGGTCGAGGAGTCTCCAAAGGTCGAGGAGTCTCCCATGGTCGAGAAGTCTCCCAAGGTCGAGGAGTCTCCCATGGTCGAGAAGTCTCCCAAGGTGGAGGAGTCTCCCAAGGTCGAGGAGTCACCCAAGGTCGAGGAGTGTCCCAAGGCCGAGGAGTCACCCAAGGTCGAGGAGTCTCCCAAGGTCGAGGAGTCTCCCAAGGTGGAGGAATCTCCAAAGGTGGAGGAGTCCCCCAAGGTGGAGGAGTCCCCCAAGGTGGAGGAGTCTCCCAAG GTGGAGGAGTCTCCAAATGGCAAAGAAGAAAGAGCTGCAGTAGTAGAGCATCAGAGTGATGCCCAACCAGAGGATTCTCCAGTTGTCATGGAGACAGACGTTACCATAGAGATGTCTGATGTCCTACGGACAGAGAGTGTCCAGGATGCACCCGCAGCAGAATCacctgttaccatggagacagaTCCTGTAGCAGAATCACCTGTTACCACGGAGACAGAACCTGCAGCAGAATCACCTGTTACCAAGGAGACAGAGCCTGTAGCAGAATCACCTGTTACCACGGAGACAGAACCAGCAGCGGAGTCACCTGTTACCACTGAGACAAAGTCTGCAGCAGAATCACCTGTTGCCACGGAGACAGAGCCTGCAGCAGAATCACCTGTTGCCACGGAGACAGAGCCTGCAGCAGAATCACCTGTTGCCACGGAGACAGAGCCTGCAGCAGAATCACCTGTTGCCACGGAGACAGAGCCAGCAGCGGAGTCacctgttaccatggagaccGAGCCTGCAGCAGAATcacctgttgccatggagacagatCTTGCAGCAGAATCacctgttaccatggagacagaGACTGTTGAAGAAGCAGAGACAACAGTTGACAAGGAAACCGTTCCCATGGCGACAGAGAGTCAGCAGCCCCCAGAA GAGCCCAAGGCTGACGGGGAGGTGAAAGTCAACGGAGAGGTCCCGACGCAGGACGGAGATGCCCCCACGGAGGAAGCCGCTGAGGAAGAAGCCAAGGAAGACGTTACGGAA GAGAAGAAGGCTGACGGAGATGTGAAGGAGAACGGAGAGGTCCAGGGGAAGGAGGAGGCTCCGGCTGCGGAAGACGCGCCCAAGGAGGAGACTGCAGAAGCCAAGGAGGAGAAG CCGGAGGAAGAGGCCGCCAAACCAGAGAGCACTTCACAACCAGAGGCAGAGGCAGCCGTCCCCAG CGCGGAGGCGAGCGAGccgaaggaggagaagaaggaggaggaggggagTGCGGCGGCCGCTGCTCCGGAGGAACCGGAGAAGAAGGAGTAA
- the LOC136429609 gene encoding fibrous sheath CABYR-binding protein-like isoform X3, whose product MVNAPPDPEPEPEPIKDEKIEDKKDEEKKEEEKKEEEEKEKKDEEEEKKEEKIEDAAEEKKEEKKEEPAADATTEEKKEETAEAKTEEKTEEAPAEAGEEKKEGEDVKADETKTEGDGKTDDEKVAEKKEEEQKETKAEVTGPTTWEYGDLQLHKADLLDADCWRGLIEGCTYVIHTASPFPLTNPRNEDDVIKPAVEGTTNVLKAVAANGEIKRVILTSSLAAICGNLYIKPAAPEANKVYTEEDWTNTDRAQAYLKSKALAEKAAWDYMKDLKEGEKFELVVLNPGYVMGPVISKNSFTSMEAVVRLLQRSMPAVPKINLNIIDVRDVAKAHIIALTNEQAADNRHILVQGNMWLREVAQILAKEFKPQGYNVPTMSCPKFLLRISSWFDGGLRMVVPYVGKVLTCDNKRMKEVLAMEERPLSETILDMAYSLVDGGFVKKTSKYKGHPKDRPEEPKEEKKADAAVKENGEVAITTPAADSYAKPDATEGQTTGEPSLSEELSKVEESPKVEESPKVEESPKVEESPKVEESPKVEESPKVEESPKVEESPKVEEYLKVEESPKVEESPKVEESPKVEESPKVEESPMVEKSPKVEESPMVEKSPKVEESPKVEESPKVEECPKAEESPKVEESPKVEESPKVEESPKVEESPKVEESPKVEESPKVEESPNGKEERAAVVEHQSDAQPEDSPVVMETDVTIEMSDVLRTESVQDAPAAESPVTMETDPVAESPVTTETEPAAESPVTKETEPVAESPVTTETEPAAESPVTTETKSAAESPVATETEPAAESPVATETEPAAESPVATETEPAAESPVATETEPAAESPVTMETEPAAESPVAMETDLAAESPVTMETETVEEAETTVDKETVPMATESQQPPEEPKADGEVKVNGEVPTQDGDAPTEEAAEEEAKEDVTEEKKADGDVKENGEVQGKEEAPAAEDAPKEETAEAKEEKPEEEAAKPESTSQPEAEAAVPSAEASEPKEEKKEEEGSAAAAAPEEPEKKE is encoded by the exons ATGGTGAACGCTCCCCCTGATCCGGAACCCGAGCCGGAACCAATCAAGGACGAGAAGATCGAAGACAAAAAGGACGAGGAGAAAAAagaggaagagaagaaggaggaggaagagaaggagaagaaggacgaggaggaggagaagaaggaggagaagatcGAGGATGCTGCagaggagaagaaggaagagaagaaggaggaaCCCGCAG CTGATGCAACAactgaagagaagaaggaagAAACAG CTGAAGCAAAGACAGAAGAGAAAACAGAGGAGGCCCCAG CTGAGGCCGGTgaggagaagaaggaggggGAAGACGTGAAGGCGGACGAGACCAAGACGGAGGGAGACGGGAAGACTGATGATGAGAAGGTCGCTGAGAAGAAAGAG GAGGAGCAGAAGGAGACAAAGGCAGAGGTCACAGGGCCAACGACCTGGGAGTACGGTGACCTTCAGCTGCACAAAGCCGACCTTCTGGATGCAGACTGCTGGAGGGG CCTTATCGAGGGGTGCACATACGTGATCCACACTGCCAGCCCCTTCCCCCTCACCAACCCCCGCAACGAGGACGACGTCATCAAACCCGCCGTGGAGGGCACCACCAACGTGCTCAAG gcCGTGGCGGCTAACGGTGAGATCAAGCGAGTCATCCTGACCAGCTCCCTGGCAGCCATCTGTG GAAATCTCTATATCAAACCAGCCGCGCCGGAGGCGAACAAGGTTTACACGGAGGAGGACTGGACCAACACCGACCGCGCCCAGGCCTACCTCAAGTCCAAGGCTCTGGCCGAGAAGGCCGCCTGGGACTACATGAAGGACCTGAAGGAAGGGGAGAAGTTTGAACTGGTGGTGCTCAACCCCGG ataTGTGATGGGTCCAGTCATCAGTAAGAACTCCTTCACCAGTATGGAGGCTGTTGTTCGGCTTCTCCAACGTTCGATGCCTGCCGTTCCGAAGATCAACCTGAACATCATCGATGTTCGTGACGTCGCCAAGGCCCACATCATCGCGCTGACCAATGAGCAGGCAGCag ACAACCGGCACATCCTGGTGCAGGGGAATATGTGGCTGCGGGAAGTGGCGCAGATCCTGGCCAAGGAGTTCAAGCCGCAGGGCTACAACGTGCCCACCATGAGCTGCCCCAAGTTCCTCCTGCGAATCAGCAG CTGGTTTGACGGGGGCCTGAGGATGGTGGTGCCCTACGTGGGGAAGGTCCTGACCTGCGACAACAAGCGCATGAAGGAGGTCCTGGCCATGGAGGAGCGCCCGCTCAGCGAAACCATCCTCGACATGGCCTACTCGCTCGTGGACGGCGGCTTTGTCAAGAAGACCTCCAAGTACAAGGGTCACCCCAAGGACAGGCCCGAGGAACCCAAGGAG GAGAAGAAGGCCGACGCAGCCGTGAAGGAAAACGGAGAGGTTGCCATAACAACGCCCGCCGCCGACAGCTACGCCAAACCAGACGCCACAGAA GGCCAAACTACCGGAGAGCCTTCGCTAAGTGAAGAACTATCCAAGGTCGAGGAGTCTCCTAAGGTCGAGGAATCTCCCAAGGTCGAGGAATCTCCCAAGGTAGAGGAATCTCCCAAGGTCGAGGAGTCACCTAAGGTAGAGGAGTCTCCCAAGGTCGAGGAGTCTCCCAAGGTCGAGGAGTCTCCCAAGGTCGAGGAGTACCTAAAGGTCGAGGAGTCTCCCAAGGTCGAGGAGTCTCCAAAGGTCGAGGAATCTCCCAAGGTCGAGGAGTCTCCAAAGGTCGAGGAGTCTCCCATGGTCGAGAAGTCTCCCAAGGTCGAGGAGTCTCCCATGGTCGAGAAGTCTCCCAAGGTGGAGGAGTCTCCCAAGGTCGAGGAGTCACCCAAGGTCGAGGAGTGTCCCAAGGCCGAGGAGTCACCCAAGGTCGAGGAGTCTCCCAAGGTCGAGGAGTCTCCCAAGGTGGAGGAATCTCCAAAGGTGGAGGAGTCCCCCAAGGTGGAGGAGTCCCCCAAGGTGGAGGAGTCTCCCAAG GTGGAGGAGTCTCCAAATGGCAAAGAAGAAAGAGCTGCAGTAGTAGAGCATCAGAGTGATGCCCAACCAGAGGATTCTCCAGTTGTCATGGAGACAGACGTTACCATAGAGATGTCTGATGTCCTACGGACAGAGAGTGTCCAGGATGCACCCGCAGCAGAATCacctgttaccatggagacagaTCCTGTAGCAGAATCACCTGTTACCACGGAGACAGAACCTGCAGCAGAATCACCTGTTACCAAGGAGACAGAGCCTGTAGCAGAATCACCTGTTACCACGGAGACAGAACCAGCAGCGGAGTCACCTGTTACCACTGAGACAAAGTCTGCAGCAGAATCACCTGTTGCCACGGAGACAGAGCCTGCAGCAGAATCACCTGTTGCCACGGAGACAGAGCCTGCAGCAGAATCACCTGTTGCCACGGAGACAGAGCCTGCAGCAGAATCACCTGTTGCCACGGAGACAGAGCCAGCAGCGGAGTCacctgttaccatggagaccGAGCCTGCAGCAGAATcacctgttgccatggagacagatCTTGCAGCAGAATCacctgttaccatggagacagaGACTGTTGAAGAAGCAGAGACAACAGTTGACAAGGAAACCGTTCCCATGGCGACAGAGAGTCAGCAGCCCCCAGAA GAGCCCAAGGCTGACGGGGAGGTGAAAGTCAACGGAGAGGTCCCGACGCAGGACGGAGATGCCCCCACGGAGGAAGCCGCTGAGGAAGAAGCCAAGGAAGACGTTACGGAA GAGAAGAAGGCTGACGGAGATGTGAAGGAGAACGGAGAGGTCCAGGGGAAGGAGGAGGCTCCGGCTGCGGAAGACGCGCCCAAGGAGGAGACTGCAGAAGCCAAGGAGGAGAAG CCGGAGGAAGAGGCCGCCAAACCAGAGAGCACTTCACAACCAGAGGCAGAGGCAGCCGTCCCCAG CGCGGAGGCGAGCGAGccgaaggaggagaagaaggaggaggaggggagTGCGGCGGCCGCTGCTCCGGAGGAACCGGAGAAGAAGGAGTAA